One Primulina tabacum isolate GXHZ01 chromosome 10, ASM2559414v2, whole genome shotgun sequence DNA segment encodes these proteins:
- the LOC142504906 gene encoding uncharacterized protein LOC142504906, with translation MAIATIVATTLQGLGNPNANQPPPPPPPNGIKFHYESFRKNRCPTFRGDADPEIGQSWLKSVETQLRLLEVPEALKVDVVVPFLEDRAAKWWEAVSPAMIATGPVTWQNFRETFLKQYYPAEVRLQKLSEFENLTQAPNMSVVEYTSQFNALGSYAPAIMADEVLKLHRFKRGLNSRIQSALAVYQPTNFADLMGAAIRAETDIRRREGKYKNKRPLTGQSSQGGKNFRKPSQSGGPSPGQPSTANHQGLKPCPTCNFRHTGKCRRASGVCFGCGKSGHRIAECPTAANQAAGPNKGTGSKVGANPNKPNENKPNARVFAMNQEEADDANEVVSGTILLQKVPAYALFDCGATHSFVSKRFAKKVGLKPESLTEPFRIATPTRMDWLASNNAIVDCKGKRVKLRTPNQAEIVYHGKSKERKSLLSSSQAWKAMKSGDDIYLAMVNEVQGEVEMRIEDIPIVCEFPDVFPEELPGTVPDREVEFEINLVPGAAPISKAPYRMAPAELKELKEQLQELLDKKQIRPRVSVDPKKVEAITEWPKPKNAIDIRSFLGLAGYYRKFVEGFSSIAISLTRLTQKNSKFIWDEDCEKSFQTLKEKLASTPVLALPTEDKKFTIYNHQSLKYMFTQKELNMRQRRWIELLKDYDLTISYHPGKANKVADALSRKSGNKITLASLSARPCLQETVKINQDRDHELKKLKE, from the exons ATGGCCATAGCCACCATAGTGGCGACAACACTGCAAGGATTGGGAAATCCGAACGCCAAtcaaccacctccaccaccaccaccgaatGGAATAAAATTCCATTACGAATCCTTTCGTAAGAACAGGTGTCCGACTTTCAGAGGGGATGCCGATCCTGAAATTGGCCAGAGTTGGCTAAAGAGCGTCGAGACTCAACTGCGACTATTGGAAGTCCCCGAGGCACTCAAAGTAGATGTGGTTGTGCCTTTCTTAGAGGATAGAGCAGCTAAGTGGTGGGAAGCAGTCTCACCAGCCATGATCGCTACCGGGCCAGTCACATGGCAGAACTTCCGAGAGACATTTCTGAAACAGTACTACCCAGCGGAAGTCAGATTGCAGAAGTTGAGTGAATTTGAAAATCTCACTCAAGCTCCAAATATGTCCGTAGTGGAATACACATCTCAGTTTAATGCCCTTGGGTCGTATGCTCCGGCAATCATGGCGGACGAAGTTTTGAAGCTGCACCGATTTAAGAGAGGATTGAACAGTCGAATCCAGTCAGCCTTAGCAGTTTATCAGCCCACCAATTTTGCAGATCTTATGGGCGCAGCTATTCGAGCTGAAACCGACATTCGCCGAAGAGAGGGGAAATATAAGAACAAGCGCCCTCTTACTGGTCAGTCTTCACAGGGTGGAAAAAATTTCAGGAAGCCCAGTCAATCAGGCGGACCTTCTCCAGGGCAACCCTCCACGGCAAACCACCAAGGACTCAAGCCGTGCCCAACATGCAATTTCAGACACACAGGGAAGTGTCGAAGAGCTAGTGGTGTGTGCTTCGGATGTGGGAAATCAGGGCACCGAATCGCAGAATGTCCTACTGCCGCCAATCAAGCAGCCGGGCCCAACAAAGGAACTGGGTCGAAGGTGGGAGCTAACCCCAACAAACCAAATGAGAATAAGCCTAATGCCAGGGTATTCGCTATGAATCAGGAAGAGGCGGACGACGCCAATGAAGTCGTATCAGGTACCATCTTACTTCAAAAAGTACCTGCCTATGCATTGTTTGACTGTGGTGCTACGCACTCTTTTGTGTCTAAGAGGTTTGCTAAGAAAGTAGGACTTAAGCCCGAATCTCTAACTGAACCTTTTCGGATAGCCACACCTACGA ggatggattggttagccagtAATAATGCCATAGTGGACTGTAAAGGGAAAAGAGTTAAGCTCCGAACCCCAAATCAGGCAGAGATCGTGTATCATGGTAAATCCAAGGAACGAAAATCACTCCTTTCCTCTTCCCAGGCATGGAAGGCCATGAAATCCGGAGACGATATCTACCTAGCAATGGTCAACGAAGTGCAAGGAGAAGTCGAAATGAGGATAGAAGACATCCCAATAGTATGTGAGTTCCCGGATGTTTTCCCAGAAGAACTCCCAGGGACAGTTCCGGACCGCGAAGTTGAGTTCGAAATTAATCTGGTTCCTGGTGCAGCAccaatctctaaagcaccttacagGATGGCGCCAGCtgaactcaaggagctaaaagagcaactccaagaattgctggACAAAAAGCAAATTCGACCTA gagtatcagtggatcccaagaAAGTGGAAGCAATTACAGAGTGGCCAAAACCTAAGAACGCCATAGACATCAGAAGCTTCCTTGGACTAGCAGGTTATTACAGAAAGTTCGTTGAAGGGTTCTCTTCAATCGCCATATCACTGACTAGACTCACTCAGAAGAATTCCAAGTTCATCTGGGACGAAGATTGCGAGAAGAGTTTTCAGACATTAAAAGAAAAGCTCGCATCCACGCCAGTACTAGCCTTACCTACTGAAGACAAgaaattcaccatctaca ATCACCAGAGCCTGAAATACatgttcacccaaaaggaacttaacatgaggcaaagacggtggATCGAACTATTGAAAGATTACGACTTGACTATAAGTTACCACCCAGGTAAAGCGAACAAAGTGGCCGATGCTCTGAGTCGGAAAAGTGGAAACAAGATCACTCTGGCTTCACTCTCCGCTCGGCCATGTCTGCAAGAGACCGTCAAGATAAACCAGGATCGAGACCATGAACTAAAGAAACTTAAGGAATAA